DNA from Granulicella cerasi:
GTCGGCCAAGCGCCACGGCGTAAAGGTCAGCTTCGACTGCAACTACCGTCCGTCACTCTGGCGTTCGCGTGGGGGCCGTGCAGGCTCTATCGCGGTGAATCGCTCGCTCGTGCCGATGGTCGATGTGCTCTTTGGACACGAAGGCGATGTCGCCCCTGAATTGATCGCTTCGTCGCATGCGGCGGTGTGGCATACGGCCGAGAGCTTCGCCGCATCGAGCGCACGCGTTGCCGCAGAGTTTCCGAACCTCACCGCCATTGCAACGACGGTGCGGCGCCCAGTTACTGCGACGCGCAATGACTGGAGTGCTTTCGCGTATAGCCAGGGCGAGGTCACAGTAGGCATCCACTTCCCTGAGCTGGAGATTCTCGATCGCGTAGGCGGCGGTGATGCGTTTGCGTCGGGCTATATCTACGGCCAACTCCACGACCGCGGCCAGCAGTGGTCACTCGACTGCGGCATCGCGCACGGAGCTCTGGCGATGACGACAGCCGGCGACGCGTCCACCGCAACGATGGCCGAAGTGGAACAACTGATGAAGGGCGACAGCGCAGGAACAATGCGCTAGGGAGAAGCTGTACAGATGGCAAAGACGAAACAGGAAGTATTGGCACGCATGAGGGCCACCGGCCTGGTCCCCGTGCTGCGAGCCAACAGCGAAGAGCAAGCCATGAAGCTCGTGGCTGCAATGATGGACGGCGGCGTCGATGTGATGGAAGTCACCATGACCGTACCCGGCGCGGTGAAGGTCATGGCCCGCATCCTTCGCGAGTTCCCCGCGATGCTCGTTGGCGCAGGCACGGTGCTCGATCCGCAAGCGGCTCAAGCCTGCCTCGACGAAGGCGCCGAATTCATCGTCAGCCCTGCATTGAACATCGCGACCATCGAGCTTTGCCAGCGCGCATCGATCGCAGTGCTACCCGGCGCGCTGACGCCGACTGAAATTGTTACCGCATGGAACGCAGGCGCCGATGTCGTGAAGGTCTTCCCCGCAAGCGCGATGGGGGGAGCGTCGTATCTGCGCAGCCTCAAAGCGCCGTTACCGCAGATCGAGCTGATCCCGACCGGCGGTGTCTCTGTGCCGACCGCGCAGGACTTCCTTGCTGCAGGAGCATTCGCACTCGGCGTCGGCGCAGACCTCGTCAACACCAAGGCCATCGACGCCGGCCAGCCTGAGATCGTTACCGAAAAGGCGAAGCAGTACCTCGCGGTCGTCGAAGATTTTCGCAACACGCAGAGCGCTTAGGAGCTACACGCAAGATGAAGAACTACTTTGACCTCACGGGCAAGTGCGCCGTTGTGATGGGTGGAACCACAGGCATCGGACGCGAGCTCGCACTCGGCCTCGCAGAGTCCGGCGCGGATGTCATCGCCACCTCGCGCTCGGCGGACGGGGTAAAGGCCATGCAGCAGGAAATCGAAGCGCTCGGTCGCCGCAGCCTTGACGCCACCGTCGATGTCACGTCGCGGGAGTCCGTGCAGGAGTTCCACGACAAGGTACTCGCCGCCCTCGGCAAGGTCGACATCCTGGTCAACTGCGCGGGAATCACCAAGCGCGTACCGACGCTCGACTGCACCGAAGAGCTGTGGAACCAGATCTTCGACGTCAACGTGGTCGGGACGCTGCGCGCCTGCCAGGTTTTCGGCAAATCGATGCTTGAACGCGGCGCGGGACGGATCATCAACATCGCTTCACTGTCGACCTTCGCGGCCTTCCTCGAAGTCGCACCCTACTGCGCCAGCAAGGCTGCGATCGGCTCGCTGACGCAGTCGCTGGCGGTCGAATGGGGCCCTCGTGGCGTGCTCGTCAACGCCATCGCCCCTGGCGTCTTCCCCACGGCGCTCAATAGTGCCATCATCGCCAGCCCTCGTGGGCAGGAGCTGAAAATGCGCACACCGCTCAGCCGCTTCGGCAAGGCGGAGGAGCTGGTCACCACCGCGCTCTATCTTGCCAGCGATGCGACGTCGTTTACCAACGGCCAGATCATCCCCGTCGACGGCGGTTTCCTCGCGAGTGCCGTCAATCAATAGCGGCGGGTCCTGCTGCGGTTAGAAAATCCACAGCAGGGTTTCACCGAACGCCCATGTTCTGTTACACTCAATCTTGTTGTGAGGGAGCGAGCTAAGCCGCTTCGGTTCACAAAGGTAGACCCAATCAGCCACCGAATGCGGCAGTGCTTTTGGATCTATGTGACGTAATTCCAAGTAGTTGCCTTACTCCTTGGGGACGTAGCTCAGTTGGTTAGAGCGCTGCCCTGTCACGGCAGAGGTCGCGGGTTCGAGCCCCGTCGTCCCCGCCACTCAAAACAAAGCACTTAGCTCCGAGTGGCGATCAAGATTTAGATGAACAAAAAATGAACTCTTACAGAGTAGCGAAGATCAACCGCACTCACAAGTTAAAAGCCCCCTCGCGATGAGGGGGCTTTTCTCGTTTTCTACATTCTCACGCGGCATCTTTTTTGACGACAAAGAGGCCTGACATGGTCGATAGAGCTGAACGCTTGGCATCGACGTTTCCCTGCGTATACACATCGAGCGTGATGCGGCTATTCGCGTGGCGCAGAAGCTCTTGAATCGTTTTTACGTCCTCGCCGTTCGCCTTCAACGCGGTTCCGAGTGAGTGCCTGAAGGCGTGCCAGTTCACTGTTTTCTGGATTCCTGCCTTCGCTGCTGCCGGTCGGATGTGGTTGACGAGGATTTGGTCAGGCCAGTAGGGCTGCTTGCCGTCGCTGTATGGGCTGGCGAAGACCCAGTCGTCGTCACGGTTGTATGGAGTGGACTCACGCCAATCGGCAAGGGTTACGGCGAGTTCTGGGTGCATCGGCAGTCCACGCCTCGAAGCCTCTGTCTTGAGGTTCGTCTGCTCTTTTCCGACCAGACCTTGTCGGAGATGGAACCACAAGCCGGTCGTGTCAACGTCACACCAACGCAGTCCGCGGAACTCCGACTTTCGTAGTCCGGTCGAGGCGGCAAGAATAAGCATGACGCGTGCTGGTTCGTTTTCGACGCGCATGATAATCGCAGCGATCTCTTCCACGGTGAATACAGTAGGTTCCTTCACACGTTTTGCGCTCTGACGCACAGACGCGATGGGGTTCGTCTTATCGTAAAGCTCGTGTCGGATGCAGTGCGAAAACAGCGCGGAGAGGTGGTTCCTTAGCTTCGCCTTCGTGCCCGGAGCGAGGCTGGTCAGTGAGTGAAGCCAAGCCTCCACGCGCACAGCTTTCACCTCATCCAACGGCGTCAAGCCCCAGTGAGGCAGCAGCCAAACGCGGAAATACTCCAGATAGTTTTTGATGGTTGAGGGTGACCGAGCTGCTGCGGGATTACGAAGCTCGTGAGCCTGAAAGTGACCCCACGCGTCGCGCACGGTGAGTTTTCCCGCCTTGTCCTCAGCGGCGTTGATTTCGGCACGCAGGTTTGCAGCGGCTCGCTTTGCGTCATTCTTCGTCGGGTACTCGCGGAGCGTGCCGATGATTTTGCCGAGGTGCTTTCGCTTGCCGGTCTCGTCGGGCGCGGTGCGGTAGCGAAGAAGCCAAACATCTGGTCCCTTCGCGCGTTTGGCGAGGTAGATCGAACCATCTTGATATTGCGTGTGAGTAGGCATAATGGTTCCCCTACTCGACGGGCTGACTGACCGAGCATACCTTTAACGCGGCCCATTGGACAAGGTCAGCCTCGCGGAACCGCCAGAGCCTTCCAATTCTTATTGCGGGAAGTTCCCTGCGGCGTGCCATGGCGATGGCGGTCTTCTCGTGGATTCCAAGGTAGGCAGCCGCATCAGAGGGTTTCCAGAGGCGGTTTATCGATGCATCAATCATGGAGGGCTAATACTCATGCCGACGACATAGCACCGATTATTGGGTGGATCTGATGACGGGATCGATGGTAATTAACGTCGACATGCTCACTACGTTATCTGCACCTGCTCGATCCTCCTACGTCTATAGGTCCCACCGTCCCAAGCAACATTGCGGCAAGCACTTCGTCGCTGCGCTCACCAAACACGCCCCCGCGACCATCGTCATTAAGGGAACAACGCGCCCCGCAATCACGACCGCTACGGAGCTGATGACGATGCTCCGCGAGGGAGGCACGTCGATGCGATCAATCCCATGGGAGATCACCATCCCACGAGCTGGCTGGATCGTGCTGGTCCCACGCGTACCTGGGCGACGTGCTGCGCGAGGTGCCCGATGAGTGGTCATATCCCCGCGATGATAGCGACGATGGAGTACGATCCAATGCCCCACCTCCGTCACGCATTGATCGCCAAGATCGATCGCTGCGTCAGCCACCACAAGGCCGCTGTACGGGCCCGACGCCAGGGCGACGAGATGGTGCTCAATGGGGCACTACGTCTCGCCAAGCTCGCTTGGCGAGACGCGGAACTATTCGCCGAGGAGATCGGCGTAGTAATCGACGCCACCATCGCCAACACCTATTGGCGGGCTTATGCCCTCGGATATCGCGACGGCAGAGTGCGGGGGATGGTGGTAGTGCTCCCGCATAGCCATTGAGCCGTCCTCGGGGCTCAATCGCTCAATGGCTATCACAGCATCTCCATCCTCCCCCAACCTGAGGTGGGGAGTGCTCAGTTGTTCGGCGGGCTCCGTGTGAGCCAAGAAAGCAAGCATCGTGGCGTCGCACATAGCTGTCCCCCACACGGGGTCTACAGCGACTCCTCCATTAAGGCGGAGGTGGTCACGTACGGCAGCCCGGTCGAACTTGGCGATTGCGCTTTCATCAACCGTACCGGGTTTCGAGTCCTCGATGGTCCCGACCAAGATTCTCCGGAGATACCCAGCGGGATTCGACGCAGCAGCCGCCAGCCGCTTGGCTTCCTCGTTGATTTCAGCCCACGCG
Protein-coding regions in this window:
- a CDS encoding SDR family NAD(P)-dependent oxidoreductase codes for the protein MKNYFDLTGKCAVVMGGTTGIGRELALGLAESGADVIATSRSADGVKAMQQEIEALGRRSLDATVDVTSRESVQEFHDKVLAALGKVDILVNCAGITKRVPTLDCTEELWNQIFDVNVVGTLRACQVFGKSMLERGAGRIINIASLSTFAAFLEVAPYCASKAAIGSLTQSLAVEWGPRGVLVNAIAPGVFPTALNSAIIASPRGQELKMRTPLSRFGKAEELVTTALYLASDATSFTNGQIIPVDGGFLASAVNQ
- a CDS encoding sugar kinase, yielding MTPSRLDMIALGEVMLRFDPGERRISTTRSFEVWEGGGEYNVARGLRRCFGLRTGIVTALVDNPTGRLVEDLMLQGGVDTSAIQWQEFDGIGREARNGVYFLERGYGVRRGMGMMDRGHTAISQMKPGDIDWDALFSHGVHWFHTGGIMAALSESTTEVVREAMQSAKRHGVKVSFDCNYRPSLWRSRGGRAGSIAVNRSLVPMVDVLFGHEGDVAPELIASSHAAVWHTAESFAASSARVAAEFPNLTAIATTVRRPVTATRNDWSAFAYSQGEVTVGIHFPELEILDRVGGGDAFASGYIYGQLHDRGQQWSLDCGIAHGALAMTTAGDASTATMAEVEQLMKGDSAGTMR
- a CDS encoding helix-turn-helix domain-containing protein encodes the protein MIDASINRLWKPSDAAAYLGIHEKTAIAMARRRELPAIRIGRLWRFREADLVQWAALKVCSVSQPVE
- a CDS encoding tyrosine-type recombinase/integrase, whose translation is MPTHTQYQDGSIYLAKRAKGPDVWLLRYRTAPDETGKRKHLGKIIGTLREYPTKNDAKRAAANLRAEINAAEDKAGKLTVRDAWGHFQAHELRNPAAARSPSTIKNYLEYFRVWLLPHWGLTPLDEVKAVRVEAWLHSLTSLAPGTKAKLRNHLSALFSHCIRHELYDKTNPIASVRQSAKRVKEPTVFTVEEIAAIIMRVENEPARVMLILAASTGLRKSEFRGLRWCDVDTTGLWFHLRQGLVGKEQTNLKTEASRRGLPMHPELAVTLADWRESTPYNRDDDWVFASPYSDGKQPYWPDQILVNHIRPAAAKAGIQKTVNWHAFRHSLGTALKANGEDVKTIQELLRHANSRITLDVYTQGNVDAKRSALSTMSGLFVVKKDAA
- a CDS encoding bifunctional 4-hydroxy-2-oxoglutarate aldolase/2-dehydro-3-deoxy-phosphogluconate aldolase, translated to MAKTKQEVLARMRATGLVPVLRANSEEQAMKLVAAMMDGGVDVMEVTMTVPGAVKVMARILREFPAMLVGAGTVLDPQAAQACLDEGAEFIVSPALNIATIELCQRASIAVLPGALTPTEIVTAWNAGADVVKVFPASAMGGASYLRSLKAPLPQIELIPTGGVSVPTAQDFLAAGAFALGVGADLVNTKAIDAGQPEIVTEKAKQYLAVVEDFRNTQSA